A stretch of the Notamacropus eugenii isolate mMacEug1 chromosome 2, mMacEug1.pri_v2, whole genome shotgun sequence genome encodes the following:
- the LOC140524343 gene encoding membrane-spanning 4-domains subfamily A member 4A-like isoform X2, whose amino-acid sequence MDSQETPKGMVSFYPQPGFISFSQGPVQTPIQLFKSKASLQKFLKGEPKALGFIISGSLTIAAENRTTNTLIQSSLAMNIVSSVVAGLGIIFFAVNLVMSDHILYYYCHQEGYYDSCALGQSILLGINFILLILTVLEFIISLTISGFGCKASCCVQSGVTVFMPPPPYMPENPAAEACKGGTKLQSPVADTSAFPGSHPDSFI is encoded by the exons ATGGACTCCCAGGAAACTCCAAAGGGAATGGTCTCATTCTATCCTCAGCCAGGTTTCATCTCCTTCTCACAGGGTCCAGTGCAGACACCTATACAACTCTTTAAATCAAAAGCATCCCTGCAGAAATTCCTGAAAGGGGAACCCAAGGCACTAGGG TTCATCATCTCTGGCTCTCTCACCATTGCTGCAGAGAACAGAACCACAAATACTCTG ATCCAAAGCAGCCTAGCAATGAACATTGTTAGCTCAGTGGTGGCTGGACTGGGAATTATCTTTTTTGCAGTCAACTTGGTAATGTCTGATCACATCCTCTACTATTACTGTCACCAAGAAGGTTACTATGATTCCTGTGCTTTGGGTCAGTCAATATTACTG GGAATCAATTTTATTCTTCTGATCCTAACTGTTTTGGAATTTATCATCTCCCTCACGATCTCAGGCTTTGGCTGCAAGGCAAGCTGTTGTGTCCAGAGTGGG GTCACTGTCTTCATGCCTCCCCCACCCTACATGCCAGAAAATCCAGCTGCTGAAGCCTGCAAAGGAGGGACCAAGCTTCAGAGCCCAGTTGCTGACACAAGTGCATTTCCAGGAAGCCATCCTGACAGTTTCATCTAG
- the LOC140524343 gene encoding membrane-spanning 4-domains subfamily A member 4A-like isoform X1 yields the protein MDSQETPKGMVSFYPQPGFISFSQGPVQTPIQLFKSKASLQKFLKGEPKALGTVQIMIALMNFSLGMVLILISSDPYRREVFLFYTGYIFWGTAFFIISGSLTIAAENRTTNTLIQSSLAMNIVSSVVAGLGIIFFAVNLVMSDHILYYYCHQEGYYDSCALGQSILLGINFILLILTVLEFIISLTISGFGCKASCCVQSGVTVFMPPPPYMPENPAAEACKGGTKLQSPVADTSAFPGSHPDSFI from the exons ATGGACTCCCAGGAAACTCCAAAGGGAATGGTCTCATTCTATCCTCAGCCAGGTTTCATCTCCTTCTCACAGGGTCCAGTGCAGACACCTATACAACTCTTTAAATCAAAAGCATCCCTGCAGAAATTCCTGAAAGGGGAACCCAAGGCACTAGGG ACTGTCCAGATCATGATTGCCCTGATGAACTTCAGCTTAGGAATGGTTCTCATTTTGATTTCTTCGGATCCTTATAGACGTGAAGTTTTTCTGTTTTACACTGGCTATATATTCTGGGGAACAGCATTT TTCATCATCTCTGGCTCTCTCACCATTGCTGCAGAGAACAGAACCACAAATACTCTG ATCCAAAGCAGCCTAGCAATGAACATTGTTAGCTCAGTGGTGGCTGGACTGGGAATTATCTTTTTTGCAGTCAACTTGGTAATGTCTGATCACATCCTCTACTATTACTGTCACCAAGAAGGTTACTATGATTCCTGTGCTTTGGGTCAGTCAATATTACTG GGAATCAATTTTATTCTTCTGATCCTAACTGTTTTGGAATTTATCATCTCCCTCACGATCTCAGGCTTTGGCTGCAAGGCAAGCTGTTGTGTCCAGAGTGGG GTCACTGTCTTCATGCCTCCCCCACCCTACATGCCAGAAAATCCAGCTGCTGAAGCCTGCAAAGGAGGGACCAAGCTTCAGAGCCCAGTTGCTGACACAAGTGCATTTCCAGGAAGCCATCCTGACAGTTTCATCTAG